The Comamonas sp. GB3 AK4-5 genome includes a region encoding these proteins:
- a CDS encoding DUF5610 domain-containing protein, with product MVSTTSSLAAPNVSTASAKPASSELEQAQRSAAASREGQRTQRNAQILQASMDVSISAGNQSMTLLYRAAVDKLNEVLAPELGEDAIAKAQQQDQSSEAVAGRIVSLSTALFDRYAARYPNKDPETLLQDFVATIRSGFEQGYGEAKDILQGLGVWGEADSPVRSAVERTYSLVHKGFDDFLQQRLAALKAPQDSAGDTEGSSAKTATA from the coding sequence ATGGTCAGCACCACCAGCAGCCTTGCCGCACCCAATGTGTCCACAGCCAGCGCCAAGCCCGCCAGCAGCGAGCTGGAACAGGCCCAACGCAGCGCCGCCGCCAGCCGCGAAGGCCAGCGCACCCAGCGCAATGCGCAAATCCTGCAGGCGTCGATGGATGTGTCCATCTCGGCCGGCAACCAAAGCATGACGCTGCTCTACCGCGCCGCGGTGGACAAGCTCAACGAGGTGCTGGCCCCCGAGCTGGGCGAAGACGCCATCGCCAAGGCCCAGCAGCAGGACCAAAGCAGCGAAGCCGTGGCCGGGCGCATCGTCTCCCTGTCCACCGCCCTGTTCGACCGCTACGCCGCCAGATACCCGAACAAAGACCCCGAGACCCTGCTGCAGGACTTTGTGGCCACCATACGCAGCGGCTTTGAGCAAGGCTATGGCGAGGCCAAGGACATCCTGCAAGGCCTGGGCGTCTGGGGCGAGGCCGACAGCCCCGTGCGCAGCGCCGTGGAACGCACCTACAGCCTGGTGCACAAGGGCTTTGACGACTTTCTGCAGCAAAGGCTGGCGGCCCTGAAGGCGCCGCAGGACAGCGCCGGCGACACCGAAGGCAGCTCCGCCAAGACCGCAACGGCTTGA
- a CDS encoding helix-turn-helix transcriptional regulator produces MSRPSTITALPQQSAQAPAGAGAHWLLPSAAPVLRQGLCALAQPCLAQAQHTPRFLFHDATVLLVAAGRLDVDAGVSQLSVDAPTSLLLIEPGTCADLQKTPGGAEQRFRSVFLTLSSTLLEAFHQAHQQTHGARTQNSSQPVPYQQPLLDDELASTFRRVVDSVNIQRVSDARLQHRLMDFLLLLAERGHGFQDARQRGTAGRLRTLMGEAPEQRWTAHAAGQALAMSEATLRRRLAGEGVRFEHLLADIRMHHAMMLLQTTAWSIPRIAQACGYQSRARFAERFRTRFGYLPSAVR; encoded by the coding sequence GTGAGCAGGCCCAGCACCATCACCGCATTACCGCAGCAAAGCGCCCAGGCCCCGGCAGGGGCCGGCGCCCACTGGTTGCTGCCCTCTGCGGCGCCGGTGCTGCGGCAGGGCCTGTGCGCTCTGGCCCAGCCCTGCCTGGCACAGGCCCAGCACACGCCACGGTTTCTGTTTCACGACGCCACCGTGCTGCTGGTTGCAGCGGGACGGCTCGATGTCGACGCTGGCGTCAGCCAGCTTTCGGTGGATGCGCCCACATCGCTGCTGCTGATCGAGCCAGGGACATGTGCCGATCTGCAAAAAACACCGGGTGGCGCCGAGCAACGCTTTCGCTCGGTTTTCCTGACGCTCTCCAGCACACTGCTGGAGGCATTCCACCAGGCACATCAGCAGACGCATGGCGCACGCACACAGAACAGCAGCCAGCCCGTGCCCTATCAGCAGCCCCTGCTGGATGATGAGCTGGCGTCCACATTCCGGCGGGTGGTCGACAGCGTGAACATCCAGCGTGTGAGCGATGCACGCCTGCAGCACCGGCTCATGGATTTCCTCCTGCTGCTCGCCGAGCGCGGCCATGGCTTTCAAGATGCCAGACAACGCGGCACTGCGGGGCGCTTGCGCACCTTGATGGGGGAAGCACCCGAGCAGCGCTGGACAGCACATGCCGCAGGGCAGGCCCTTGCCATGAGCGAAGCCACATTGCGACGCCGCCTTGCCGGCGAGGGCGTGCGCTTTGAGCACTTGCTGGCCGACATCCGCATGCACCACGCCATGATGCTGCTCCAGACCACTGCCTGGAGCATTCCCCGCATTGCACAGGCCTGCGGCTACCAATCCCGTGCGCGCTTCGCCGAGCGATTCCGCACACGCTTTGGCTACCTGCCCTCCGCCGTCCGCTGA
- a CDS encoding PepSY domain-containing protein, protein MTRIFHKFSRSAGVQLAAVALAAGLAGVAMAQTPAVAQAAAPTALSWKAEPGLTIRQVYDRLEAAGYRDLREIEWDHSHYEVKARDAQGTWVKLDVDGSTGAVLRSRNKR, encoded by the coding sequence ATGACCCGTATTTTTCACAAGTTCTCGCGTTCCGCTGGTGTGCAACTGGCTGCTGTGGCATTGGCTGCCGGCCTGGCTGGCGTGGCCATGGCCCAGACCCCGGCAGTGGCCCAGGCTGCTGCACCCACGGCTCTAAGCTGGAAAGCCGAGCCGGGGCTGACCATACGCCAAGTCTATGACCGCCTGGAAGCCGCAGGCTATCGCGATCTGCGCGAGATCGAATGGGACCACAGCCACTACGAAGTCAAGGCCCGCGATGCCCAGGGCACCTGGGTGAAGCTGGATGTGGATGGCAGCACCGGCGCCGTGCTGCGTAGCCGCAACAAGCGCTAA
- a CDS encoding PepSY domain-containing protein yields MTSSPPHLRRPLPRSLLWLGAAALVAALWGGLLLGLPEAHSDSRDHELARQAVQQGKVLPLRTVIDQVEREFQGQVIKVEFEHDDGEFIYELRVLQANGQALKIELDAVNGRVLKVKQKGKK; encoded by the coding sequence ATGACCTCTTCCCCCCCTCACCTGCGCCGCCCCCTGCCGCGCTCTTTGCTGTGGCTGGGCGCTGCCGCCTTGGTGGCAGCCCTGTGGGGCGGGCTGCTGCTGGGCCTGCCCGAGGCCCACTCGGACAGCCGCGATCACGAGCTGGCCCGCCAGGCCGTTCAACAGGGCAAGGTGTTGCCGCTGCGCACCGTGATCGACCAGGTGGAGCGCGAGTTCCAGGGCCAGGTCATCAAGGTGGAGTTCGAGCATGACGACGGCGAATTCATTTACGAACTGCGCGTGCTGCAGGCCAATGGCCAGGCGCTGAAGATTGAGCTGGATGCCGTGAACGGCAGGGTGCTCAAGGTCAAGCAGAAAGGAAAGAAGTAA
- a CDS encoding ferric reductase-like transmembrane domain-containing protein: MRVRAVWALWSAVLTAAWMLAVWIEQSQGLGGGDIQLVWLLRRDVLLLSGVWSVGMMSLAMWLSLRQPWMERPLGGMDQVYRLHKWLGISATVAAVLHWGAKEAGGWIKAGWGTAGRPPRDAMLSWLADGRGLAKDMGEWAFYALLVLVVVTLWQRLLPYKPWRWVHRVMPVLYLALVWHSLVLLPQTYWQQPVGWLMGALMALGSVAALCSLLGRIGRARRYAAEVHAVQLLGDKPGQDPLEVLCALPAQWPGHRAGQFVFASWDAREGAHPFTVASAPGACGYTPDGRPLLRLVIKPLGDYTAQLHRSLKPGMAMQIEGPYGCFDGQVGHATQAPTQVWVAGGVGITPFMAWLEARQPDAVATAGQLPAYLHYCTRDAAHDALLPRVQALCAEASPPVSLTVHDAAQGQRLHPEDLERHGAALDIWVCGPQGLGNALQQGADAMRAQGGRWRLHREAFEMR; the protein is encoded by the coding sequence ATGCGAGTGCGCGCAGTATGGGCCTTGTGGTCGGCCGTATTGACCGCAGCCTGGATGCTGGCGGTGTGGATAGAGCAAAGCCAGGGTCTGGGTGGTGGCGACATCCAGCTGGTCTGGCTGCTGCGGCGGGATGTGCTGCTGCTCAGCGGTGTGTGGAGCGTGGGCATGATGTCGCTGGCCATGTGGCTGTCGCTGCGCCAACCCTGGATGGAGCGCCCGCTGGGGGGCATGGACCAGGTCTATCGCCTGCACAAATGGCTGGGCATCAGTGCCACGGTGGCCGCCGTGCTGCACTGGGGGGCCAAGGAGGCCGGAGGCTGGATCAAGGCCGGCTGGGGAACGGCCGGACGCCCGCCGCGTGATGCCATGCTGTCCTGGCTGGCCGATGGGCGCGGCCTGGCCAAGGACATGGGGGAATGGGCTTTTTACGCCCTGCTGGTGCTGGTGGTGGTGACGCTGTGGCAGCGCCTGCTGCCCTACAAGCCCTGGCGTTGGGTGCATCGCGTGATGCCGGTGCTGTATCTGGCCCTGGTCTGGCACAGCCTGGTGCTGCTGCCACAAACCTATTGGCAGCAGCCAGTGGGCTGGTTGATGGGGGCGCTGATGGCACTGGGCTCGGTGGCTGCACTGTGCTCGCTGCTGGGGCGCATCGGCCGCGCGCGCCGCTATGCGGCCGAGGTGCATGCCGTGCAACTGCTGGGTGACAAGCCGGGGCAGGACCCGCTGGAAGTGCTGTGCGCATTGCCCGCGCAGTGGCCGGGTCACCGTGCCGGGCAGTTTGTGTTTGCCAGCTGGGATGCCCGTGAAGGTGCCCACCCGTTTACCGTGGCCAGTGCCCCGGGCGCCTGTGGCTACACGCCCGATGGCAGGCCGCTGCTGCGCCTGGTGATCAAGCCCCTGGGTGATTACACGGCCCAGCTGCACCGCAGCCTGAAGCCGGGCATGGCCATGCAGATTGAAGGCCCTTATGGGTGTTTTGATGGCCAGGTCGGCCATGCCACGCAGGCGCCAACCCAGGTCTGGGTGGCCGGCGGTGTTGGCATCACGCCCTTTATGGCCTGGTTGGAAGCTCGTCAGCCCGATGCTGTGGCAACTGCGGGCCAACTGCCTGCCTATCTGCACTATTGCACCCGGGATGCGGCCCATGACGCCTTGCTGCCCCGTGTGCAGGCGCTGTGCGCCGAGGCCAGTCCCCCTGTATCGCTGACGGTGCACGATGCGGCCCAGGGTCAGCGGCTACACCCCGAGGATCTGGAGCGCCATGGCGCGGCGCTGGACATCTGGGTGTGTGGCCCGCAGGGCCTGGGCAATGCCCTGCAGCAGGGTGCCGATGCTATGCGGGCACAGGGCGGCCGCTGGCGCCTGCACCGCGAGGCATTCGAGATGAGATAA
- the ribB gene encoding 3,4-dihydroxy-2-butanone-4-phosphate synthase: MFETPIAERQPPAFPEPSSDVVAVRERVHAALQAVRNGVPVVLMDDYDRENEADLILAAERLTEQTMAQLIRDGSGIVCLCLTDATVQQLQLPQMVQHNESAFSTAFTVTIEARQGVSTGVSARDRLITIQAAIAPDAKPEDLVRPGHVFPLRAHPGGVLARQGHTEGSVCLAALAGLRPMGVLCELMNPDGSMTRGQQVLDYACAHGLPLLAIADLVVYCQQTPQAQSVWAA; encoded by the coding sequence ATGTTTGAAACCCCGATCGCGGAGCGCCAGCCGCCCGCATTCCCCGAGCCTTCTTCCGATGTCGTGGCCGTGCGCGAGCGCGTGCATGCCGCATTACAGGCCGTGCGCAACGGCGTGCCTGTGGTGCTGATGGACGACTACGACCGCGAGAACGAGGCCGATCTGATCCTGGCGGCCGAGCGCCTGACCGAGCAGACCATGGCCCAGCTCATACGTGACGGCAGCGGCATTGTCTGCCTGTGTCTGACCGATGCGACTGTGCAGCAGCTGCAACTGCCGCAGATGGTGCAGCACAACGAAAGCGCATTCAGCACGGCCTTCACAGTCACCATCGAGGCCCGCCAGGGCGTGAGCACCGGCGTGAGCGCGCGTGACCGGCTGATCACCATACAGGCCGCCATTGCCCCGGACGCCAAGCCCGAAGATCTGGTGCGCCCCGGTCATGTGTTCCCCCTGCGTGCCCACCCGGGTGGCGTGCTGGCGCGCCAGGGGCATACCGAAGGCTCGGTCTGCCTGGCCGCGCTGGCCGGTCTGCGGCCCATGGGGGTGTTGTGCGAGCTGATGAACCCTGATGGCAGCATGACGCGTGGCCAACAGGTGCTGGACTATGCCTGCGCCCATGGGCTGCCGTTGCTGGCCATTGCCGATCTGGTGGTGTATTGCCAGCAGACGCCGCAGGCGCAGTCGGTGTGGGCGGCCTAA
- a CDS encoding peptidylprolyl isomerase, with the protein MEITEQCVVALTWVLKDTLGEELDVLDEPVEFLLGGSDLLKRIEEALQGHSVGATLDLHLEPEDAFGDYIDKLIFLEPRKLFPDELEEGMTFEGSALPEGCNPEAPKDALYTVTDIYPEHVVLDGNHPLAGIALRIHLKVEAVREATEEEVGRGSAGTGFFRVQPQAPGNDLLH; encoded by the coding sequence ATGGAAATCACCGAACAATGCGTGGTCGCACTGACCTGGGTGCTCAAAGACACCCTGGGCGAAGAGCTGGATGTGCTGGACGAGCCGGTGGAGTTTTTGCTGGGTGGCTCCGACCTGCTCAAGCGCATCGAGGAAGCGCTGCAAGGCCATTCCGTGGGCGCCACGTTGGACCTGCACCTGGAGCCCGAAGACGCTTTTGGCGACTACATCGACAAGCTGATCTTTCTGGAGCCGCGCAAGCTGTTCCCCGATGAGCTGGAAGAAGGCATGACCTTTGAAGGCAGCGCCCTGCCCGAAGGCTGCAACCCCGAGGCGCCCAAGGATGCGCTCTACACCGTCACCGACATCTACCCCGAACATGTGGTGCTGGATGGCAACCACCCACTGGCAGGCATTGCGCTGCGCATCCACCTGAAGGTGGAAGCCGTGCGCGAAGCCACCGAAGAAGAAGTCGGCCGCGGCAGCGCCGGTACCGGTTTCTTCCGCGTGCAACCCCAAGCACCCGGCAACGACTTGCTGCATTGA
- a CDS encoding YbhB/YbcL family Raf kinase inhibitor-like protein has protein sequence MQLSSHSFQDGQAIPGEFAFAVPDASSHIALSSNRNPHLAWSGAPAGTQSFVIVCHDPDVPSRGDDVNQEGRVVPADLPRVDFFHWLLLDIPASTTQIEAGAHSSGVTPSGKPGPSTGQGLRHGINDYTAWFAGDAQMQGEYYGYDGPCPPWNDMLVHRYIFTVYALATPTLAVEGPLTGPRVRAALAAAPVLGQASLTGLYRLNPSLPL, from the coding sequence ATGCAACTCAGCAGCCACAGCTTCCAGGACGGCCAGGCGATTCCCGGCGAATTTGCCTTCGCCGTGCCCGATGCTTCCTCCCATATTGCGCTGTCATCCAACCGCAATCCCCACCTGGCATGGAGCGGTGCGCCTGCGGGCACCCAGTCATTTGTCATCGTCTGCCATGACCCCGACGTGCCCAGCCGCGGCGATGACGTGAACCAGGAAGGCCGCGTCGTGCCTGCCGATCTGCCACGCGTCGACTTCTTTCACTGGCTGCTGCTCGACATTCCCGCCAGCACCACCCAGATCGAGGCCGGCGCGCATTCGAGCGGAGTGACACCCTCTGGCAAACCCGGCCCAAGCACCGGCCAGGGTCTGCGCCACGGCATCAACGACTACACCGCCTGGTTTGCGGGCGATGCACAGATGCAGGGCGAATACTATGGCTATGACGGCCCCTGCCCACCCTGGAACGACATGCTGGTGCACCGCTACATTTTCACGGTCTACGCGCTGGCCACTCCCACGCTGGCCGTAGAAGGCCCGCTGACAGGCCCCCGTGTGCGGGCCGCACTGGCCGCTGCCCCTGTGCTGGGACAAGCCAGCTTGACCGGCCTGTATCGCCTCAACCCCTCCCTACCTCTTTGA
- the ccoG gene encoding cytochrome c oxidase accessory protein CcoG, whose translation MKPSHDSSRNASGKAAARKTIPIHVAEPEGESFYEKRQKVQPRSVTGRFAHWRWALVWITQLFFYGVPWMQIHGRQALLFDLEQRRFYIFGWLLVPQDFIYLAVLLIISALALFLFTTVAGRLWCGFSCPQTVYTELFMWIERRTEGDRSARLRLDGSGWTAEKILKRGSKHLLWVLVALWTGVTFVGYFVPIRTLVVDLASFVGPWQMFWALFYATATYGNAGFLREQVCKYMCPYARFQSAMMDSDTLVVSYDSARGEGEKGRAPRAKGVDHHAQGLGDCIDCGLCVQVCPVGIDIRNGLQYECIGCGLCIDACNNVMDKMQYPRGLIRLTTQKALAGGWRAAQTWRRIARPRVLLYATGLVAISVAMVVSLYQRTPLQVDVVRDRGTLSRIVAGGQIENIYRVQIANATEQPQRFRLSASGLEGIRVASDTDVGLDAAQDRWVVVRLQAPYGVAAAGSHTVHIHVQAEGDVALQVAAKTTFLVPR comes from the coding sequence ATGAAACCGTCCCACGACTCCTCCCGCAATGCCTCCGGCAAGGCGGCTGCCCGTAAAACCATTCCCATCCATGTGGCCGAGCCCGAAGGCGAGTCCTTCTACGAAAAGCGCCAGAAGGTCCAGCCCCGCTCGGTGACCGGGCGCTTTGCGCACTGGCGCTGGGCGCTGGTGTGGATCACGCAGCTGTTTTTCTACGGCGTGCCCTGGATGCAGATCCACGGCCGCCAGGCCCTGCTCTTCGATCTGGAGCAGCGGCGTTTCTACATCTTTGGCTGGTTGCTGGTGCCCCAGGACTTCATCTACCTGGCGGTGCTGTTGATCATCAGCGCGCTGGCGCTGTTCCTGTTCACCACCGTGGCAGGGCGGCTGTGGTGCGGCTTCAGCTGCCCGCAGACCGTCTATACCGAGCTGTTCATGTGGATTGAGCGCCGCACCGAAGGCGACCGTAGCGCCCGCCTGCGCCTGGATGGCAGCGGCTGGACGGCCGAGAAAATCCTCAAGCGCGGCAGCAAGCATTTGCTGTGGGTGCTGGTGGCGCTGTGGACCGGCGTGACCTTTGTGGGCTACTTTGTGCCCATCCGCACGCTGGTGGTGGACCTGGCCAGCTTTGTCGGCCCCTGGCAGATGTTCTGGGCGCTGTTCTACGCCACGGCCACCTATGGCAACGCCGGTTTTTTGCGCGAGCAGGTCTGCAAATACATGTGCCCTTATGCGCGTTTTCAAAGCGCCATGATGGACAGCGACACCCTGGTGGTCAGCTACGACAGCGCCCGCGGTGAAGGCGAAAAAGGCCGTGCCCCGCGCGCCAAGGGGGTGGACCACCATGCCCAGGGCCTGGGCGACTGCATCGACTGCGGGCTGTGCGTGCAGGTCTGCCCCGTGGGCATTGATATCCGCAACGGCCTGCAGTACGAGTGCATAGGCTGCGGTCTGTGCATCGACGCCTGCAACAACGTGATGGACAAGATGCAGTACCCGCGTGGTCTGATTCGCCTGACCACGCAAAAAGCCCTGGCCGGCGGCTGGCGTGCGGCCCAGACCTGGCGGCGCATTGCCCGCCCCCGTGTGCTGCTGTATGCCACGGGCCTGGTGGCCATCAGCGTGGCCATGGTGGTCAGCCTCTACCAGCGCACGCCGCTGCAGGTGGACGTGGTGCGCGACCGGGGCACGCTGTCACGCATCGTGGCCGGCGGCCAGATCGAGAACATCTACCGCGTGCAGATTGCCAACGCCACCGAGCAGCCCCAGCGTTTTCGCCTGAGTGCCAGCGGACTGGAGGGCATACGTGTGGCCTCCGACACCGATGTGGGGCTGGACGCTGCCCAGGACCGCTGGGTGGTGGTTCGCCTGCAGGCGCCCTATGGCGTGGCGGCGGCCGGCTCGCATACCGTGCACATCCATGTCCAGGCCGAGGGCGATGTGGCCCTGCAAGTGGCCGCCAAGACCACCTTCCTGGTGCCGCGCTAG
- a CDS encoding putative quinol monooxygenase, giving the protein MFHSGYYVTAELRLKDLARLDEACLALKVLAEKTLLEPGCSIFVVHHDSATSSRFVLWERFDDEAAFRLHFEQAHTLSYLAQDLTEVVQHFATDVL; this is encoded by the coding sequence ATGTTCCACTCCGGTTATTACGTAACGGCTGAACTGCGGCTCAAAGATCTGGCCCGTCTTGATGAGGCTTGCCTGGCTTTAAAGGTGCTGGCCGAAAAGACACTGCTGGAGCCTGGCTGCTCGATCTTTGTCGTGCACCACGACAGCGCAACATCTTCCCGCTTTGTGCTGTGGGAGCGCTTTGATGACGAAGCTGCGTTTAGGCTGCATTTCGAGCAGGCCCACACTCTTTCGTATCTGGCCCAGGATTTGACTGAGGTGGTGCAGCATTTCGCAACGGATGTGCTGTAA
- a CDS encoding JmjC domain-containing protein, with protein MDIQSPLQLLGGISPEKFMRTYWHKKPLLIRQAIPGFKPLLNRAQLLALAGEEGVEARLIEQLGEGAWKLSHGPFPRRKLPSLTKPGWTALVQGVDLHLQSAHDLLQQFRFVPDARMDDLMISFATDQGGVGPHFDNYDVFLLQAHGKRRWRIGRQKDFSLQEGVPLKILTNFEPEEEWVLEPGDMLYLPPKWAHDGIAEGECMTYSVGFRSPKQDELAREILLRMSDAPDEAPKEVVYKDPKQPAISHPGAIPTDLYDFAREALKKALAEPLALERALGEYMSDPKPHVWFEPAEDFGMIEGVVLNRRTRMLYDAKHIFINGESYLAGGKDAKLMQQLADTRRLAVREVQQFSDDALELLSSWVDAGWAHSVPA; from the coding sequence ATGGACATCCAATCGCCTCTCCAACTGCTCGGCGGCATTTCGCCCGAGAAATTCATGCGCACTTACTGGCACAAGAAACCGCTCTTGATCCGCCAGGCCATCCCCGGCTTCAAGCCCTTGCTCAATCGCGCCCAGCTGTTGGCACTGGCCGGTGAAGAGGGCGTGGAAGCACGTTTGATCGAGCAATTGGGTGAAGGCGCCTGGAAGCTCTCCCACGGCCCCTTCCCGCGCCGCAAGCTGCCTTCGCTGACCAAACCCGGCTGGACCGCGCTGGTGCAGGGCGTGGACCTGCATCTGCAGTCCGCCCACGATCTGCTGCAGCAGTTCCGCTTTGTGCCCGATGCGCGCATGGATGATTTGATGATCAGCTTTGCCACCGACCAGGGCGGCGTGGGTCCGCACTTCGACAACTACGATGTGTTTTTGCTGCAGGCCCATGGCAAGCGTCGCTGGCGCATTGGTCGGCAAAAAGACTTCTCGCTGCAAGAAGGCGTGCCGCTGAAGATCCTCACCAACTTCGAGCCCGAAGAGGAATGGGTGCTGGAACCCGGTGACATGCTGTACCTGCCGCCCAAGTGGGCGCATGACGGCATTGCCGAGGGCGAGTGCATGACCTATTCCGTGGGCTTTCGCTCGCCCAAGCAGGACGAGCTGGCACGTGAAATCCTTTTGCGCATGTCCGATGCGCCGGACGAGGCGCCCAAGGAAGTGGTCTACAAAGACCCCAAGCAGCCCGCCATCAGCCACCCCGGCGCCATTCCCACCGACCTCTACGACTTTGCCCGCGAGGCCTTGAAGAAGGCCCTGGCCGAGCCGCTGGCGCTGGAGCGCGCCCTGGGCGAGTACATGAGCGACCCCAAGCCCCATGTCTGGTTCGAGCCGGCCGAGGACTTCGGCATGATCGAGGGCGTGGTGCTGAACCGCCGCACCCGCATGCTGTATGACGCCAAGCACATCTTCATCAATGGCGAAAGCTATCTGGCCGGCGGCAAGGATGCCAAGCTGATGCAGCAGCTGGCCGACACCCGCCGCCTTGCGGTGCGCGAGGTGCAGCAGTTCAGCGACGACGCGCTGGAGCTGCTGTCCAGCTGGGTGGATGCGGGCTGGGCCCATAGCGTGCCCGCGTAA
- a CDS encoding response regulator transcription factor, whose translation MRILVVEDEPTLQAQLAHAITQAGHTVETAADGETARYLGEVESFDAAVLDLGLPVVDGLSVLRHWRAQGRSMPVLILTARSAWHEKVTGMDAGADDYLAKPFHMEELLARLRALLRRLSAHSSAQWQCGSILLDTRQASVSVDGLPLVLTSHEFKILSLLMQRVGEVLSRTELSEHLYPQDSERDSNTIEVFVGRLRKKLPAGSIETVRGLGYRLLPAQGMDDGAASA comes from the coding sequence ATGCGGATTCTGGTAGTGGAAGACGAACCCACGCTGCAGGCCCAACTGGCCCATGCCATCACCCAGGCTGGCCACACGGTGGAGACGGCTGCCGACGGCGAAACCGCGCGCTACCTGGGCGAGGTGGAGAGCTTTGATGCCGCTGTGCTGGACCTGGGCCTGCCCGTGGTCGACGGCCTGAGCGTGCTGCGCCACTGGCGTGCCCAGGGCCGCAGCATGCCGGTGCTGATCCTGACGGCACGCAGTGCCTGGCACGAGAAGGTCACCGGCATGGACGCCGGCGCCGACGACTACCTGGCCAAGCCCTTTCACATGGAGGAGTTGCTGGCCCGGCTGCGTGCCCTGCTGCGGCGCCTGTCTGCACACAGCAGCGCCCAGTGGCAATGCGGCAGCATCTTGCTGGACACGCGCCAGGCAAGCGTGTCGGTGGACGGCCTGCCACTGGTGCTGACCAGCCATGAGTTCAAAATCCTCTCGCTGCTGATGCAAAGGGTTGGCGAGGTGCTGTCGCGCACCGAGCTGTCCGAGCATCTCTACCCCCAGGACAGCGAGCGCGACTCCAACACCATCGAAGTCTTTGTGGGCCGGCTGCGCAAAAAACTGCCCGCGGGCAGCATAGAGACCGTGCGCGGCCTGGGCTATCGCCTGCTGCCTGCGCAAGGCATGGACGACGGAGCGGCCTCGGCATGA
- a CDS encoding MarR family winged helix-turn-helix transcriptional regulator, which yields MFELKDLPSYDTLERFGAVYGNTDVQGLQTWLVWASATQEMLTAFEANLANSCGLSQTQFFVLLLLKRNPDGLGVGALAEGVSVTSQTMTRIIDRMVVSGLCSREVGPVDARARVVRLTPAGDAMLAQALPSHYAWVARLMSHFNAEERHMLNQLMRKLNQMDGLNEPQAMG from the coding sequence ATGTTTGAACTCAAAGACCTGCCCAGCTACGACACCTTGGAGCGCTTCGGTGCCGTCTATGGCAACACCGATGTGCAGGGCCTGCAGACCTGGCTGGTCTGGGCATCGGCCACGCAGGAGATGTTGACCGCCTTCGAGGCCAATCTGGCCAACAGCTGCGGGCTGTCCCAAACCCAGTTCTTTGTACTGTTGCTGCTCAAACGCAATCCCGATGGCCTGGGGGTGGGGGCGCTGGCAGAAGGTGTGTCCGTGACCTCGCAGACCATGACGCGCATCATCGACCGCATGGTGGTGTCTGGCCTGTGCAGCCGTGAGGTAGGCCCTGTCGATGCGCGTGCCCGCGTGGTGCGCCTGACACCGGCCGGCGATGCCATGCTGGCTCAGGCCCTGCCCAGCCACTATGCCTGGGTGGCCAGATTGATGAGCCACTTCAATGCCGAGGAGCGCCATATGCTGAACCAACTGATGCGCAAGCTGAACCAGATGGATGGGCTGAACGAACCGCAAGCTATGGGCTGA